A section of the Gloeobacter violaceus PCC 7421 genome encodes:
- a CDS encoding SWIM zinc finger family protein, with amino-acid sequence MNSDPAKASQEAAPKVFASQWWAQRWIDVLESFGWTQRLARGRNYARGGNVLAMEFQGSKVKAKVQGTAPVPYDVTLFLDRFSDEQWEEVIETLAGRAIFAAKLLAGEMPQNIEEAFIASGLSLFPFNKWDIHSQCSCPDSANPCKHIAAVYYLMGERFDQDPFVLFALRGRSRTQILQRLRELRGSGAPLQSEPAETESAAPPVPPLKAQGFWQLAGDLDPSLVAILPPPSQETVLDVLGPPPIEGAEPVVNYFKGTYAQVRNWAITAALGTE; translated from the coding sequence GTGAACAGCGATCCGGCCAAAGCTTCTCAGGAGGCGGCACCGAAGGTGTTCGCGAGCCAATGGTGGGCGCAGCGGTGGATCGACGTACTCGAATCATTCGGCTGGACGCAGCGGCTCGCGCGGGGCCGCAATTACGCCCGCGGCGGCAATGTGCTCGCCATGGAATTTCAAGGCTCCAAGGTCAAAGCCAAAGTCCAGGGCACCGCCCCCGTCCCCTACGACGTGACGCTGTTTCTCGACCGCTTCAGCGACGAGCAGTGGGAAGAAGTGATCGAAACACTCGCGGGCCGCGCCATCTTTGCCGCCAAATTGCTGGCGGGCGAGATGCCCCAGAATATCGAAGAGGCCTTTATTGCAAGCGGGCTGAGTTTGTTTCCGTTTAACAAATGGGACATCCACAGCCAGTGTTCCTGCCCCGACTCGGCCAATCCCTGCAAGCACATTGCCGCCGTATACTACCTGATGGGCGAGCGCTTCGATCAAGACCCGTTCGTGCTGTTTGCCCTGCGCGGACGCAGCCGCACCCAGATCCTGCAGCGCCTGCGCGAACTGCGCGGCAGCGGTGCCCCTTTACAGAGCGAACCCGCCGAAACCGAATCGGCTGCCCCGCCCGTGCCGCCCCTTAAAGCCCAGGGTTTCTGGCAACTGGCAGGCGATCTCGACCCGTCGCTGGTGGCAATTTTGCCGCCGCCGTCGCAGGAGACGGTACTCGACGTGCTGGGGCCGCCGCCCATCGAAGGGGCGGAACCGGTGGTCAACTACTTCAAAGGCACTTACGCCCAGGTGCGCAACTGGGCGATCACTGCGGCGCTCGGGACGGAGTAG
- a CDS encoding SDH family Clp fold serine proteinase: protein MYFTNLSTPAMISDPDAYDLSEVLGDCTADNVDLLIHTPGGVVDACEQIISVLKLRLPGGYRVVIPGMAKSAGTVVALSATQIVMGVNSELGPIDPQFGGVPAEFIANDPEAPHQVQQIAQSAILRMRKMAKFVLETGMLHDQTPDKIDEVVVQLSSAQSYLSHGAVINAVEAEELGLNINYLGPQDRLWQKFWFLFCMYDYDCRQLGYSKIFEGARISLAKPVPSRSGGEG from the coding sequence GTGTATTTCACCAACCTCAGCACCCCGGCGATGATCTCGGATCCGGATGCTTATGATTTATCCGAAGTTCTGGGGGACTGCACCGCCGACAATGTCGATCTGCTCATCCACACCCCCGGGGGTGTCGTCGACGCGTGCGAACAGATCATCAGCGTCCTCAAGCTGCGCCTGCCGGGAGGGTACAGGGTGGTGATCCCTGGCATGGCTAAGAGCGCCGGTACCGTCGTGGCACTGTCTGCAACGCAAATCGTCATGGGGGTGAATTCGGAACTCGGTCCCATCGATCCTCAATTCGGCGGTGTGCCTGCCGAATTCATCGCAAACGATCCCGAAGCGCCCCACCAGGTTCAGCAAATTGCCCAAAGCGCCATTTTGCGGATGCGCAAAATGGCCAAATTTGTGCTTGAAACGGGCATGCTGCATGACCAAACTCCAGACAAGATCGATGAAGTGGTTGTGCAACTTTCCTCAGCGCAGAGCTATCTGTCCCATGGGGCAGTGATCAACGCGGTGGAGGCGGAGGAACTGGGCTTGAATATCAACTACCTCGGCCCCCAGGACAGGCTCTGGCAAAAATTTTGGTTTCTCTTCTGCATGTACGATTACGACTGCAGACAGCTGGGCTACTCGAAGATTTTTGAAGGGGCACGCATCAGTTTGGCCAAACCCGTTCCCTCCCGGTCGGGGGGGGAAGGCTGA